A genomic region of Phycodurus eques isolate BA_2022a unplaced genomic scaffold, UOR_Pequ_1.1 contig_27, whole genome shotgun sequence contains the following coding sequences:
- the LOC133398237 gene encoding gastrula zinc finger protein XlCGF57.1-like isoform X2 translates to MCARRTAEYEEELCGPKEEKEPRLQVLDAAFNLQPRTVRRGADITEDHLTEQQEPEPPHIKEEMEDEEVLHIKEEVDPILIKKEEEEAYPYIKQEEEEEDITKFPSTGVHLKSEDEGQSEESRGVEPPSSSSSQHMTTEGCGDHCGGSQADGLLPPLSDSDSMSHSPHTDDDKQSEGDMTCHADNKQWKCSQCGKTFANKSILKQHVRTHTGGKPFSCSVCGQRFTWKGNLKRHTRTHTGEKPFSCSVCGQRFSVKESLKLHTRTHTGEKPFSCTVCGQRFSGQKNLTIHTRTHTGEKPFFCLDCGKRFSMKGHLTIHTRTHTGEKPFFCSDCGQRFSMKEHLKRHTRTHTGEKPFSCSVCGQRFSEKGKLKIHTRTHTGEKPFSCTFCGKTFIQNTDLKRHTRTHTGEKPFSCSFCGQRFSGKKNLTMHTRTHTGEKPFSCTVCGKTFIQQTNLKTHTRTHTGEKPFSCSFCGQRFSGKNSLTIHTRTHTGEKPFSCTVCGKTFTQKRYLKTHTRMHSGEKPFSCSFCGQRFSGKKNLTKHTRMHTGDKTFSCSRCGQRFSRKDRVKTHKCAGENSSDQEAFNANANV, encoded by the coding sequence acatcactgAAGATCATCTTACTGAGCAGCAGGAGCCAGAaccccctcacattaaagaggaaatgGAGGATGAAGAGGTCCTCCACATCAAGGAGGAAGTGGATcccattttgattaaaaaagaggaggaagaagcatACCCCTAcatcaaacaggaagaggaggaggaggatatcaCCAAGTTTCCATCAACTGGTGTCcatttgaagagtgaagatgaaggtcaaagtgaggagagcagaggggtggagcctccaagcagcagctcaagtcaacacatgacaacagaaggatgtggagaccactgtggaggatcacaagcagatggCCTCTTACCTCCACTGTCAGACAGTGACAGCATGTCACATtctcctcacactgatgatgataaacagtctgaaggtgatatgacatgtcacgctgacaacaaacaatggaaatgttctcagtgtgggaaaacatttgctaataagagcattttgaaacaacacgtgagaacacacactggagggaaacctttttcctgctcagtttgtggtcaaagattcacttgGAAGGGAAActtgaaaagacacacaagaacccacaccggtgagaaacctttttcctgctcagtttgtggtcaaagattctctgtgaaggaaagcttaaaattacacacaagaacccacactggtgagaaacctttttcctgcacagtttgtggtcaacgaTTCTCTGGTCAGAAAAACTtaacaatacacacaagaacccacactggtgagaaaccttttttctgCTTAGATTGTGGCAAAAGATTCTCTATGAAGGGACACTtaacaatacacacaagaacccacactggtgagaaaccttttttctgctcagattgtggccaaagattctctatGAAGGAACACTTAAAAcgacacacacgaacacacactggtgagaaacctttttcctgctcagtttgtggtcaaagattctctgaaaagggaaagttaaaaatacacacaagaacccacactggtgagaaacctttttcctgcacattttgtggtaaaacattcattcagaatacagatttaaaaagacacacaagaacacacaccggtgagaaacctttttcctgctcatttTGTGGCCAACGATTCTCTGGTAAGAAAAACTTAACaatgcacacaagaacccacactggtgagaaacctttttcctgcacagtttgtggtaaaacattcattcagcagacaaatttaaaaacacacacaagaacgcacactggtgagaaaccatttTCCTGCTCATTTTGTGGACAACGATTCTCTGGTAAAAATAGCTtaacaatacacacaagaacccacactggtgagaaacctttttcctgcacagtttgtggtaaaacattcacTCAGAAGagatatttaaaaacacacacaagaatgcactctggtgagaaacctttttcctgctcattttgtggtcaacgattctctggaaagaaaaacttaacaaaacacacaagaatgcACACTGGTGACAAAACCTTTTCCTGCTCGCGTTGTGGTCAGAGATTCTCTCGTAAGGATCGggttaagacacacaagtgtgctggtgaaaatagcagtgatcaagaagcttttaatgcaaatgcaaatgtttaa
- the LOC133398237 gene encoding oocyte zinc finger protein XlCOF6-like isoform X1: MCARRTAEYEEELCGPKEEKEPRLQVLDAAFNLQPRTVRRGADITEDHLTEQQEPEPPHIKEEMEDEEVLHIKEEVDPILIKKEEEEAYPYIKQEEEEEDITKFPSTGVHLKSEDEGQSEESRGVEPPSSSSSQHMTTEGCGDHCGGSQADGLLPPLSDSDSMSHSPHTDDDKQSEGDMTCHADNKQWKCSQCGKTFANKSILKQHVRTHTGGKPFSCSVCGQRFTWKGNLKRHTRTHTDISEDLRPERQEPEPPHIKEEMEDEKVHHIKEEEEDITKFPSTGDPLKSENEGQSEESRGAEPPNSSSSQHITTEGDEDHRGGSQADGLLAPLSDSGDMTSHPPHTDYEDDDDNEESEGDITCLTDNKRLKCSQCLKSFACKKYLKQHMRIHTGMKAFACSNCGKRFSLKADLKRHTRTHTGEKPFACSVCGQRFSVKGSLKIHTRTHTGEKPFTCSVCGQRFIKRGDLKIHTRTHTGEKPFACSVCGQRFSVKGSLKIHTRTHTGEKPFACSVCGQKFTQRGDLKIHTRTHTGEKPFACSVCGQRFSVKGNLKRHTRTHTVEKPFACSFCSQRFSVKGNLKRHIRTHTGDKPFACSFCSQRFSVKGNLKRHIRTHTGDKHFA; this comes from the exons acatcactgAAGATCATCTTACTGAGCAGCAGGAGCCAGAaccccctcacattaaagaggaaatgGAGGATGAAGAGGTCCTCCACATCAAGGAGGAAGTGGATcccattttgattaaaaaagaggaggaagaagcatACCCCTAcatcaaacaggaagaggaggaggaggatatcaCCAAGTTTCCATCAACTGGTGTCcatttgaagagtgaagatgaaggtcaaagtgaggagagcagaggggtggagcctccaagcagcagctcaagtcaacacatgacaacagaaggatgtggagaccactgtggaggatcacaagcagatggCCTCTTACCTCCACTGTCAGACAGTGACAGCATGTCACATtctcctcacactgatgatgataaacagtctgaaggtgatatgacatgtcacgctgacaacaaacaatggaaatgttctcagtgtgggaaaacatttgctaataagagcattttgaaacaacacgtgagaacacacactggagggaaacctttttcctgctcagtttgtggtcaaagattcacttgGAAGGGAAActtgaaaagacacacaagaacccacaccg ACATCAGTGAAGATCTTCGTCCTGAGCggcaggagccagagccccctcacattaaagaggaaatgGAGGATGAAAAGGTccaccacatcaaagaggaagaggaggatatCACCAAGTTTCCATCAACTGGTgaccctttgaagagtgaaaatgaaggtcaaagtgaggagagcagaggggcggagcctccaaacagcagctcaagtcaacacataacaacagaaggtgatgaaGACCAccgtggaggatcacaagcagacggactcttagctccactgtcagatAGTGGCGACATGACATCACACCCTCCTCACACTGattatgaggatgatgatgataatgaagaGTCTGAAGGTGATATCACATGTCTCACTGACAACAAACGattgaaatgttctcagtgtctGAAATCCTTTGCTTGTAAGAAGTATTTGAAACAacacatgagaatacacactggaATGAAAGCTTTTGCCTGTTCAAATTGTGGTAAAAGGTTCTCTTTGAAGGCAGActtgaaaagacacacaagaacccacactggtgagaaaccttttgcatgctcagtttgtggtcaaagattctctgtaaagggaagcttaaaaatacacaccagaacacacactggtgagaaaccttttacctgctcagtttgtggtcaaagattcattaAGAGgggagatttaaaaatacacacaagaacgcacactggtgagaaaccttttgcatgctcagtttgtggtcaaagattctctgtaaagggaagcttaaaaatacacacaagaactcacactggtgagaaaccttttgcatgctcagtttgtggtcagaaATTCACTCAGAGgggagatttaaaaatacacacaagaacacacactggtgagaaaccttttgcatgctcagtttgtggtcaaagattctctgtaaaGGGAAACTTAAAGcgacacacaagaacgcacactgttgagaaaccttttgcatgctcattttgtagtcaaagattctctgtaaagggaaacttaaaaagacacataAGAACCCACACAGGTgataaaccttttgcctgctcattttgtagtcaaagattctctgtaaagggaaacttaaaaagacacataAGAACCCACACAGGTGATAAACATTTTGCTTAA